The Janthinobacterium tructae genome contains the following window.
GCGCTCGTCTGGCTGACAGACTTGAACGCCATGGCCGGCGTCGAGCAAACCCTGACGGCCAGTTCCACGGGCACGCGCTTCTATGTGCAGCAGGAAAGCGACGTGCTGGGCACGGCCGCCATCGGTTTCATCCAGTTCCTGGAAAGTGCCAGGGTGCTCTCGCCGCTGCAGCGCGAAATCGTCATCGAACGGGCGCTGGCGCTCGACGAGGCGCCCGTTTCGCTGGGCAAGCTGAAAGTCATCGTGCTGATGCTGCTGTGGAGCCAGGGCAAGGAACCGGATGCGCTGATGTTCGACGACTTGTTCGTTGACGACGAAGACCTGCCTCCCCGCCTATTGCACTAATAAAAATGTCCATGGCGGCGTTACAGCGTCTTGCCGTACTGGCGTACTGTCTGCGACGCTGCGCCTTGCCCTGAACATTTTTATGCTGTCTTGCGGCTGCCACTGCAGCCGTTGGGCCCGATCCTGGCGCCGCTGCCGCGCCATCGCCTCTAAGATGCCCTGCACCCGCGCGCACGCCAGCCCATTGTGTTTGCGCTGGCGCATTCTTGCTTGCAGATAACTTGCCGAATTCTTCAATAGGCGCTTATCATTGGCCGCTTGACAAGACCACAAGTCACAAGGCATTGCGCAGACAAAAGCGTCGGTGCCTGGCAATGCACTGTATGATGCGCATGCTGAAACTATCCTAGAGCATTTTTCGAGACCACAAAATATGACAAAAACCCTCATCATCGCCGAGAAGCCTTCTGTCGCGAACGATATCGCGAAGACGCTTGGCGGCTTTACCAAGCACGATGAGTACTTTGAATCGGATGAATACGTCCTGTCGTCGGCGGTCGGCCACTTGCTGGAGATCGCCGTACCGGAAGAATTCGACGTGAAGCGCGGCAAATGGAGTTTCGCGCACTTGCCGATGATTCCACCGTATTTCGCGCTGAACCCGATCGCCAAGACGGAAGCGCGCCTCAAAGTATTAAACAAGCTGATCAAACGTAAAGACGTTACCACCCTCATCAACGCATGCGATGCGGGGCGCGAAGGCGAGCTGATTTTCCGCCTGATCGCGCAAAACGCCAAGGCCAAGCAACCGGTCAAGCGCCTGTGGCTCCAGTCGATGACGCCGGGCGCCATCCGCGACGGTTTCTCGCACC
Protein-coding sequences here:
- a CDS encoding DUF494 family protein; translated protein: MFDILVYLYETYYRPDACPEPAVLARKLSAVGFDDVEISEALVWLTDLNAMAGVEQTLTASSTGTRFYVQQESDVLGTAAIGFIQFLESARVLSPLQREIVIERALALDEAPVSLGKLKVIVLMLLWSQGKEPDALMFDDLFVDDEDLPPRLLH